TGAAAATGAAGCAGTTTGCAGACGAAGCAGCCAGGCTGAGGTCTGTGGCAGAGGAGGCAAAGAAGCAGAGGCAGGTTGCCGAGGAGGAGGCGGCCAAGCAACGCGCTGAAGCCGAGAAAATTCTCAAAGAGAAACTGGCCGCCATCAACGAGGCGACGCGTCTCAAGACGGAGGCTGAGATTGCGCTGAAGGCCAAAGAGGCCGAGAATGAACGACTGAAAAGAAAAGCTGAGGATGAAGCGTACCAAAGGAAGCTACTTGAGGACCAGGCGGCTCAGCATAAACAAGACATCGCAGAGAAGATCGAGCATCTAAAGAGCTCGTCTGACTCTGAACTAGAACGACAAAAGACAATAGTGGAAGACACCATCAGACAAAGGAGAGTTGTGGAAGAGGAAATTCATATCATCAAAATCAACTTTGAGAAGGCTTCAAAAGACAAATCAGACTTAGAGAACGAATTAAAGAAACTAAAAGAGATCGCGGATGAGACGCAGAAGAGCAAACTCAAAGCTGAGAAGGAAgccaagacattgaaacaacttgctgcagaggaggagaagaagaggaaagAAGCTGAGGAGATGGTAAAGCGGATCACGGCAGCGGAAGAAGAGGCAGCTCGACAATGCAAAGCTGCCCAAGAGGAGGTGGAACGCTTGAAAAAGAAACAAGCGGAAGCAAATACACAGAGAGAGAAGGCTGAGAAAGAAGCAGAGCAGCAGGTGATTTTAGCAAAAGATGCTGCTCAGAAATGCATGGCGGCCGAACAAAAagttcaaaaggttcagagcaaGAATGAGGCGGACGCTCTTGCTCAGGAGAAGTTGAAGGAGGAGTTTGAGAATGCTAAGAAACTTGCTCAAGAAGCTCAAAAGGCTAAGAAGAAAGCTGAGAAAGAAGCCGAGCTGCTCCGCCAGAAAGCAGAGGATGCAGAAAAACAGAAAAAAGCTGCAGAGGATGAAGCCGCCAAGCAGGCGAAAGCTCAAAAAGATGCAGAGAAACTGAGGAAAGAAGCAGAGGTGGAGGCCAGCAAGCGAGCGGAAGCCGAAAGCGCCGCTCTGAAGCAAAAGCAGCAGGCTGACGCTGAGATGGCCAAACACAAGAAAGAGGCCGAGCAAGCCCTCAAGCAAAAATCCCAAGTGGAGAAAGAACTGACAACAATCAAACTGCAGCTGGATAAAACCGACAAGCAGAAGGGTGTTTTGGATGAGGAGCTCCAGCGGGTTAAGGGCGAAGTCAATGACGCGGTCAAACAAAAGGCTCAGGTGGAAGACGAACTCTCCAAAGTTAGGATTCAAATGGAGGAGCTGCTTCAACTTAAAATCAAAATTGAGATTGAGAACAAGCGTCTAATGAAAAAAGACAAAGATAATTCAAAGAAGTTACTCGCAGATGAAGCTGAGAGGATGAAGACGTTGGCGGAGGACGCAGCCCGGCTTAGCGCTGAGGCCGAAGAAGCAGCCAAACAGAGACAGATCGCAGAGTCGGGTTTGGCTGAACAGAGAGCACTTGCAGAGAAAATGCTTAAGGAGAAGCTGCAGGCCATTCAGGAGGCTACAAAACTTAAGGCTGAGGCCGAGGAGCTCCAGAGGCAAAAGGACCAGGCACAGGAAAGGGCCAAAAAGCTCCTGGAGGACAAAGAGCAAATCCAGCAGCGGCTCGACAAGGAGACAGAAGGCTTCCAAAAGTCCCTTGAAGTTGAGCGAAAGAGAAAACAAGAGGCTTCAGCCGAGGCGGAAAAACTGAAACTGAAGGTGAAAGAGCTCAGCGATGCTCAAGCAAAAGCCAATGAGGAGGCAAAGAAGTTCAGGAAGCAGGCGGACGAGGCTAAAGCTCTTCTTCAGGAAACGGAACAAAAAACCACAGCGACTGTCGTGCAGAAGCTGAAGAGTCAGGAGCTGCAAAGCACGAGAGAAGCTGACGAACTCAAGCAAGCAATTGCTGCACTTGAACAGGAGAGAGAAAAGCTGCAAAAAGATTCAGAGACGCTTCAGAAAAAATCCAAAGAGGTAATGTAACATGGATCAATATATTGTTTTATAATGTGCTGCTTTTACTTACTCTGTTCTTGTTCTTACTAGATGGCCCTTGCCCAAAAAGAGCAGATTGAGCAGGAGAAGGCCCTACTTCAGCAGACTTTCCTAACTGAGAAGGAGCTGCTGTTGAAAAGAGAAAAGGAGGTCGAAGGCGAGAAAAAGAAGCTGGAGAAACAGTTTGAGGATGAAGTGAGCAAGGCGAAAGCCCTCCAAGAGGAGAAGGAACGTCAGCAGAAGATGATTGAGGAAGAGAAGAAAAAGCTCCAGGCCATCATGGACGATGCTTTACGGAAGCAGAAGGAGGCTGAGGCTGAGATGAAGAGGAAGCAGAAGGAAATGGAGGTGCTTGAAAAGAAAAGGAATGAGCAGGAAAAACTCTTGGGAGAGGAGAACAAAAAGCTCAGAGAGAAACTCAACAGCCTTGAGGTCGCGTCCAAAGAAAGTCCATCAAAAACGAAAGAAATTGAGGTCCAGACCGACAAGGGTGCTGGGGAGCGGTTAGTCGCTGCGACATCTGCGGTAACAACAAATAACGCGTACAATGGCTCTGGTGATCTTGGTAGTGTGAAAGAGTCTCCTTGGACCTTTGACGGAATAAGAGCGAAAGTTCCTGCTGAGAGACTCTTTGACGTTGGCATTCTGACAAAAAAAGAATTTGACAAACTTAAAAAGGGGAAAGTCTCTGTGCAAGACCTTGCCAAGACAGACAAGATGCAGTCGTGCCTTAAAGGTCAGAGCGGTGTTGGTGGCATTTTGACTCCATCTAAAGAGAAAATGAGCGTTTATCAGGCCCTTAAAGAAAACAAGATAACACCCAACACTGCTAAAATGCTGTTGGAAGCTCAAGCAGCTTCTGGTTACCTTGTAGATCCACTCAATAACAGACTCCTCTCTGTTGACGCGGCTGTTAAGGAGGAGTTGATTGGCCCTGAACTCCATGACAAAATGCTCTCTGCAGAGAAAGCAGCCACTGGTTTCAAAGACCCTTACACCGGTGACAAAATCTCCCTTTTTGAGGCCATGAAAAAAGGGCTTGTCGAGAAGGAACAGGCCAACCGATTCTTAGATGTCCAACTTGCAACTGGTGGCATCGTTGACCCCGTTAATTGTCACAGAGTAGCACTGCAGACCGCCTACAAGCAAGGGCAGTTTGACGCGGACACAAATAAACAACTGGCAGACTGCAAGTTGTTTATGGACCCCAGCACCCAGGAGCCCCTCACCTACAAGCAGCTATTGGAGAGGTGCACTAAGGATGCAGCCTCAGGCCTGTTGATTCTACCCGTGACGGAGGATGCTGCCCAAAGCGACAGAACATATTCTGacgcggagatgaaagaagtgtTCAGTAAATCAAGCGTCAATGTACCTTTTGGCAAATTCAAAGGGAAGACTGTCACCATTTGGGAAGTTATCAACTCAGAGTACTTTACAGAAGAGCAAAGACGAGAGCTGATTCGCCAGTACAAGACGGGCAAAATCACAGTGGAAAAGATCATCAAAATTGTCATCACTGTGGTGGAGGACAAGGAAAAGAGCAATGAAAATGTGTTGAACGGGTTGAGGGCTCCAGTTCCGGCCAGTGAGCTGTTGGACACTAAGGTTATCAGCAAAGACATATTCAACAAATTAAGCAACGGCAAGATAACAGTCAAAGAGATCTCTGAGATGGAGCCTGTGAAGAAAGCACTCCAAGGAACTCCAAGCATCGCCGGCCTGTTTAACGAACAAACCAAAGAGAAAATGGCTTTCTATCAAGCGATGAAGAAAGAACTAATCTCGCCTGAGACCGCCATTAATTTACTTGAGGCTCAAGCAGCTACTGGTTTCATCATTGATCCTATCAAGAACGAGAGGGTCCCTGTTGACGAAGCGGTCAAGTCGGGCTTGGTCGGCCCAGAACTCCATGAGAGGCTGCTGTCTGCTGAGAGAGCTGTCAGTGGCTACAAAGATCCTTATTCCGGGAAAAAAGTTTCTCTGTTTGAAGCCATGAACAAAGGTCTGATCAAAAGAGACCAAGGCGTCCGCTTGCTTGAAGCACAGCTCTCGACCGGAGGAGTTATTGACCCGGTTAAAAGCTATCGTGTCCCACACGAGGTTGCCTGCAAACGTGGCTATTTAGATGAGGAAACCAACAAGACTTTGAGCAAGACTGCAGACGAAACAAAAGTATTTTATGATCCAAACACAGAGGAGGATGCAACATATCTGCAGTTAATGAAgaaatgtgtgtctgacaatgaCACTGGACTTCCTTTGATGCCTCTATCAAAGACGGCGGAAAAGCCCAAAGAAGATCTACAGATAACCGAGGCCAAAACAAAAGAGGCCTTGACTCAGAACGTGGTGGATCTGGGATACGGGCCTTTCAAGGGGAAAAAGGTCACCATTTGGGAAATCATCAACTCTCACTACATCACGGAGGAGAAACGAATTGAGCTGATCCGTCAGTACAGAACAGGCCATGTGACAATAGAGAAGTTAATAACGGTGGTGATGGTAATGGTTGAGGAACACGAAGCGCAAACAAAAGACAAGCCCTGTTTTGAAGGTCTCAGGGAACCCGTCACTGCCAGGTCCTTGATGGACGCCAACATCATTGATAAGGCTACATTCACAGAGCTCCAACAAGGTACAAAAACTCCTCAAGAGGTGAGTGAGTATGATGTGGTCAGAAAGTATTTGCAAGGCACGGAGCGCATCGACGGCATTGCCATGGAAGGGACAAATGAAAAGTTGAGCATATATCAGGCgatgaaaaataacattttgcagccaaacactggGCTTGCACTCCTTGAAGCCCAAGCCGGAACTGGTTCCATAACAGATCCtgtcaaaaatatgaaatattctgTGGATGATGCCGTGAAGGCGGGAACTGTAGGCCCAGACCTTCATGAGAAACTTCTGTCTGCTGAAAAAGCAGTGACGGGATACAAAGATCCATATACCGGCAATAAGATTTCTCTGTTCCAAGCCCTGAAGAAAGAGCTGGTCCTGCGGGAGCATGCTGTTCCACTCCTGGAGGCTCAGCTTCATTCAGGAGGCATCATTGATCCAGTGAGTAGCCACCGCGTTCCCACCGATGTCGCTGTTCAACGCGGCTTCTTAAGCAAACAAATGGCCACTTCTTTAGATAAACCCTCTGGCGATGTTCAATGCTTCACCAATCCCAACAATAATGAAAGTGTTACTTACAAGCAGTTGATGGAGAACTGCGTCAAAGATCCAAATTCTGGTCTGTTCTACCTGCCAATGGCAAAGGCTGAAACGGTCGCTCCTGTCGAGAAGTCCTATCAGTACACAGAGGAGCAAGCCCAGGCGGAACTTGGTAAAGCTCAAATTGAGATCCCACACAAGAGCTTTGAAGGGAAGAGCATGACTATCTGGGAAATCATGAATTCGAACATGCTTCCAGAGGAGGAAAGGCGCCGCCTGCTGGAGCAGTATCGCTTGGGGAGAATCACAAAGGACAGAATGCTTGTCATTATAATTGAAATTATCGAACAAAGGGAGTCTGAAAAGTCTGAGCAGGGCATGTCATGTGATGTGATCAGAAGGAGGATCACAATTGAGGAGCTTTACAGCGCTCGAATTATTGACTTGCAAACGTACAATCTCTTGAAACAGGAAAAAATGACTATTAGTGAGATCATGGAAATGCCATCGGTGAAACAGTATCTTTTTGGCACCGGTTGTATTGCCGGCATTATGTCAGACGGTCCCTCCAAGATCAGCATTTATCAAGCCATGAAAGATGGAAAGATTAAACCTGTAGTTGCGCTAAGTCTCCTTGAGGCCCAAGCGGCCACCGGATTCATTATAGATCCAGTCAAAGATGAGCTTCTGACAGTGGATGAAGCTGTGCGCAAGGGGCTTGTGGGGCCTGAACTTCACGACAAACTTCTCTCAGCTGAGAGATCAGTGACCGGCTACAAGGATCCATACAGTGGAAAACTCATTTCTCTTTTCCAGGCAATGAAAAAGGATTTGATTCCAGAGGATTATGCTTTGAGGCTCTTGGAAGCCCAGAATGCCACTGGGGGGTTAATGGACCCAGAATACTACTTCCGCCTCCCCTCAGATGTAGCCATGCAGCGTGGATACATCAACAAGGAGACATTGGACAGAATATCTGAGCCTACGGGTGATGTCCAAGGTTACACTGACCCAACAACAGATGAGGACTTGACCTACGCTCAGCTGCTGAAAAGATGCCGAATTGACAAAAAGAGTGGGTTGAGGCTTCTGTCATTGGCGGACAGAAGTCTTCTCTTTCCGGGTATCAGAAAACAAATCACAGCGGATGAGCTGCTTCGTTCTCAGATTATTGACCAAAAGACGTACAACGGCCTCACAGAGGGCACAATCGCTCCGGAGGAAGTTAGTAGAGACATTAAGAAATACCTCCAGGGCACCAGCTGCATTGCTGGCGTGTTTGTAGAATCCAGCAAAGACCGCCTGTCCATCTACCAAGCAATGAAAAAGAACATGATCAGACCAGGAACTGCTTTTGAGCTCCTTGAGGCCCAAGCCGCGACGGGGTACGTAATTGACCCGATCAAAAACCTCAAACTAAATGTCAACGAGGCAGTCAAGATGGGTGTTGTCGGCCCAGAGTTTAAAGATAAGCTGCTGTCAGCGGAGAGAGCGGTCACAGGCTACAAAGATCCCTATTCCGGCAAGGTCATCTCACTGTTTCAGGCTATGAAGAAGGACCTGATTTTGAAGGACCATGGTATCCGCCTGCTAGAGGCTCAGATTGCAACAGGTGGAATCATTGACCCGCAAGAGAGCCATCGCTTGCCGGTGGAAGCAGCGTATGAACGCGGCCTCTTTGACCAGGAAATGAACGAGATCCTCACCGACCCGTCCGATGATACCAAAGGCTTCTTTGACCCCAACACGGAGGAAAACCTCACCTACCTTCAGCTGGTAGAGAGATGTATGATAGACCAACAAACGGGGCTCGCGCTTCTGCTGCTGAAGGAAAAGAAGAGAGAGAGGAAGACGTCATCCAAGTCATCTGTTCGTAAACGTCGAGTCGTTATTGTAGATCCAGAGACAGGCAAAGAGATGTCGGTATATGAAGCCTACCAGAAAGGCCTCATTGATCACCAGACTTACTTAGAGCTGGCAGAGCAGGAATGTGAGTGGGAGGAAATTACCAGCACCTCGTCTGATGGAGTTGTAAAATCCAAGATTATCGACAGACGGTCCGGTCGACAGTACGATATCGATGATGCAATCTCGAGTGGCCTGATTGAAAAGTCAGCTCTGGACCAGTATCGGTCTGGAACTCTGTCTATTACGGAATTTGCAGACATGCTGTCAGGAAACTCCAGTGGCGTCAGATCACGGTCATCCTCCTttggttcttcttcttcttcttacgcCATGAGTCCGGCGCCTAGCATAAAAACATCAGCTGCCCCGTGGAATGACCCAACCGAGGAAACTGGCCCCGTGGCTGGAATCCTGGACACAGAAACACTGGAGAAGGTGTCTGTAACAGAGGCCATCCACAGAAATCTTGTCGACAACATAACCGGTCAAAGGCTGCTGGAAGCTCAGGCTTGCACCGGAGGCATCATTGACCCGAACACTGGAGAGAAGTTCTCTATTACAGATGCAATGAACAAAGGGCTGGTAGATAAAATCATGGTGGACCGCATCAGTCTTGCACAAAAGGCCTGCGGTGGATTTGAGGATCCTCGAACCAAAATCAAAATGTCAGCTGCCCAAGCTCTGAAGAAAGGTTGGTTGTACTACGAGGCGGGCCAGCGCTTCCTGGAAGTCCAGTACCTCACGGGTGGTTTAATAGAACCAGACGTCACCAACAGAGTCTCATTGGATGAAGCCTTGAAAAAAGGCACCTTAGATGCCCGCACTGCACAGAAGTTGCGAGACGTCAACACTCATTCAAAATACCTCACATGCCCAAAAACCAAACTTAAAATTTCCTACAAGGACGC
The window above is part of the Nerophis ophidion isolate RoL-2023_Sa linkage group LG04, RoL_Noph_v1.0, whole genome shotgun sequence genome. Proteins encoded here:
- the pleca gene encoding plectin a isoform X12, encoding MAAIPSGDTGFPSLVAAAHLLTLAAVWRWRSRKKQDERDRVQKKTFTKWVNKHLVKHWKVEAQRHVSDLYEDLRDGHNLISLLEVLSGETLPREKGRMRFHKLQNVQIALDFLKHRQVKLVNIRNDDIADGNPKLTLGLIWTIILHFQISDIQVNGQSDDMTAKERLLLWSQRMVEGYPGLRCDNFTSHWRDGKLFNAIIHKYRPGLVDLEQVGRQSSQKNLEQAFSVAEKELGVTRLLDPEDVDVPHPDEKSIITYVSSLYDVMPRVPTAQHAVAANELELRWQEYYDLLGVLLQWMRHHILVFQERKFPTSYEEIEVLWRQFLKFKETELPAKEADKNRSKHIFKSLEGAVQAGQLKVAPGQHPLDVEKEWGRLHVAILERERLLRTEFERLERLQRIVGKVQTESGVCEEQLNQAETLLQTDVRMLNAGKPLQHTAEVEADLEKAEGMIRFLFNDVQTLKDGRHLQAEQMYRRVYHLHERLVNLRSEYKLRLKSGVTMAQIPMAQIPMTQIPMTQISMPHVLQQAPVRLRPELDEVTLRYVQDLLGWLEENQRRVDQGEWGSDLPTVESQLGNHRGLHLSVEEFRSKIERAKADESQISPASKAAYRDYLGQLELQYGKLLNASKARLRYLDQLHAFVVAATKELMWLNEKEEEEVNYDWSERNTNMAAKKDNYSGLMRDLEVREKKTNSVQVSGDKLLKDGHPARKTVEAFTAALQTQWSWMLQLCCCIESHLKENTAYFQFFADVKEAENKLKKMQDAMKRKYTCERNTTVTRLEDLLQDAVDEKEQLGEFRTHLEGLKRRARTVVQLKPRNPATAIKSKLPIQAACDFKQMEITVHRGDECALLNNSQPFKWKVLNREGSEALVPSVCFLVSPTNKDAVNSVAGLEGSLQKLQTTWQTLSVDLRSLLSWQYLMRDIHIINTWNVSMFKTLTVEEYRLALRNLELHYQDFLRDSQDSQTFGAEDRMQVESSYNKTNLHYNTLVSSAEQGYVPPKTGERDESLGRNHLIRLKDLRLRLEGCENRTVTRLRQLANKEPLSACALKTSEQMKVQSELEGLKKELSAIADQTEEVLASPQLSSAAPLLRSELEATKKKMDHVYGLSSIYLDKLKALEVVIRSSKDAEDTLESYESRLLDVHKVPADEKEADSQDGQIKKMQNEAKADQMVLDRLQDELRRAEGVHDKMTRLHSERDAELERQRHLVGGLEERWRAVMAQLEMRQRGLELLRRRMASYRDSYEWLTRWLAEARRHQEAIQAAPGGDGKALEEQLVAEKKLLEEVEKNEDKMDKCQKNATDYIDSIKDYQLHILTYRVLRDPLASPLKKAKMECASDDVIQEFVTLRTRYSELMTLVSQYVKFIVDARRRLQDDEKASEKLKEEERKRLAAIQAELDKQRQLAEAHAQSVAKAEQEAQTLKLKMKEEASKRQDVAVDADKQKQNIQQELNQLKNLSEQEIKSKNKQLEEALSSRTRIEEEIHIIRLQLETTIKQKSNADGELQQLRDRAGEAEKIRKAAQEEAERLRKQVAEETQKKKNAEDELKRKSEAEREASKQKQKALEDLQKFKMQAEEAERRMKQAEDEKLRQVKVVEEVAQKTASAQLQSTSKTFTERATKLEESLKKEQGTVLQLQEEAEKLRKQQEEASRAREQAEKELETWRQKANEALRLRLQAEEEAQRKSQAQDEAERQKVDAERDAKKRAKAEEAALKQKENAEKELDKQRTFAEQIAQQKLSAEQESIRLKADFEHAEQQRSLLDNELQRLKNEVNATEVERKKLEEELAKVRSEMDALLRMKNKAEKETLSNTEKSKQLLESEALKMKQFADEAARLRSVAEEAKKQRQVAEEEAAKQRAEAEKILKEKLAAINEATRLKTEAEIALKAKEAENERLKRKAEDEAYQRKLLEDQAAQHKQDIAEKIEHLKSSSDSELERQKTIVEDTIRQRRVVEEEIHIIKINFEKASKDKSDLENELKKLKEIADETQKSKLKAEKEAKTLKQLAAEEEKKRKEAEEMVKRITAAEEEAARQCKAAQEEVERLKKKQAEANTQREKAEKEAEQQVILAKDAAQKCMAAEQKVQKVQSKNEADALAQEKLKEEFENAKKLAQEAQKAKKKAEKEAELLRQKAEDAEKQKKAAEDEAAKQAKAQKDAEKLRKEAEVEASKRAEAESAALKQKQQADAEMAKHKKEAEQALKQKSQVEKELTTIKLQLDKTDKQKGVLDEELQRVKGEVNDAVKQKAQVEDELSKVRIQMEELLQLKIKIEIENKRLMKKDKDNSKKLLADEAERMKTLAEDAARLSAEAEEAAKQRQIAESGLAEQRALAEKMLKEKLQAIQEATKLKAEAEELQRQKDQAQERAKKLLEDKEQIQQRLDKETEGFQKSLEVERKRKQEASAEAEKLKLKVKELSDAQAKANEEAKKFRKQADEAKALLQETEQKTTATVVQKLKSQELQSTREADELKQAIAALEQEREKLQKDSETLQKKSKEMALAQKEQIEQEKALLQQTFLTEKELLLKREKEVEGEKKKLEKQFEDEVSKAKALQEEKERQQKMIEEEKKKLQAIMDDALRKQKEAEAEMKRKQKEMEVLEKKRNEQEKLLGEENKKLREKLNSLEVASKESPSKTKEIEVQTDKGAGERLVAATSAVTTNNAYNGSGDLGSVKESPWTFDGIRAKVPAERLFDVGILTKKEFDKLKKGKVSVQDLAKTDKMQSCLKGQSGVGGILTPSKEKMSVYQALKENKITPNTAKMLLEAQAASGYLVDPLNNRLLSVDAAVKEELIGPELHDKMLSAEKAATGFKDPYTGDKISLFEAMKKGLVEKEQANRFLDVQLATGGIVDPVNCHRVALQTAYKQGQFDADTNKQLADCKLFMDPSTQEPLTYKQLLERCTKDAASGLLILPVTEDAAQSDRTYSDAEMKEVFSKSSVNVPFGKFKGKTVTIWEVINSEYFTEEQRRELIRQYKTGKITVEKIIKIVITVVEDKEKSNENVLNGLRAPVPASELLDTKVISKDIFNKLSNGKITVKEISEMEPVKKALQGTPSIAGLFNEQTKEKMAFYQAMKKELISPETAINLLEAQAATGFIIDPIKNERVPVDEAVKSGLVGPELHERLLSAERAVSGYKDPYSGKKVSLFEAMNKGLIKRDQGVRLLEAQLSTGGVIDPVKSYRVPHEVACKRGYLDEETNKTLSKTADETKVFYDPNTEEDATYLQLMKKCVSDNDTGLPLMPLSKTAEKPKEDLQITEAKTKEALTQNVVDLGYGPFKGKKVTIWEIINSHYITEEKRIELIRQYRTGHVTIEKLITVVMVMVEEHEAQTKDKPCFEGLREPVTARSLMDANIIDKATFTELQQGTKTPQEVSEYDVVRKYLQGTERIDGIAMEGTNEKLSIYQAMKNNILQPNTGLALLEAQAGTGSITDPVKNMKYSVDDAVKAGTVGPDLHEKLLSAEKAVTGYKDPYTGNKISLFQALKKELVLREHAVPLLEAQLHSGGIIDPVSSHRVPTDVAVQRGFLSKQMATSLDKPSGDVQCFTNPNNNESVTYKQLMENCVKDPNSGLFYLPMAKAETVAPVEKSYQYTEEQAQAELGKAQIEIPHKSFEGKSMTIWEIMNSNMLPEEERRRLLEQYRLGRITKDRMLVIIIEIIEQRESEKSEQGMSCDVIRRRITIEELYSARIIDLQTYNLLKQEKMTISEIMEMPSVKQYLFGTGCIAGIMSDGPSKISIYQAMKDGKIKPVVALSLLEAQAATGFIIDPVKDELLTVDEAVRKGLVGPELHDKLLSAERSVTGYKDPYSGKLISLFQAMKKDLIPEDYALRLLEAQNATGGLMDPEYYFRLPSDVAMQRGYINKETLDRISEPTGDVQGYTDPTTDEDLTYAQLLKRCRIDKKSGLRLLSLADRSLLFPGIRKQITADELLRSQIIDQKTYNGLTEGTIAPEEVSRDIKKYLQGTSCIAGVFVESSKDRLSIYQAMKKNMIRPGTAFELLEAQAATGYVIDPIKNLKLNVNEAVKMGVVGPEFKDKLLSAERAVTGYKDPYSGKVISLFQAMKKDLILKDHGIRLLEAQIATGGIIDPQESHRLPVEAAYERGLFDQEMNEILTDPSDDTKGFFDPNTEENLTYLQLVERCMIDQQTGLALLLLKEKKRERKTSSKSSVRKRRVVIVDPETGKEMSVYEAYQKGLIDHQTYLELAEQECEWEEITSTSSDGVVKSKIIDRRSGRQYDIDDAISSGLIEKSALDQYRSGTLSITEFADMLSGNSSGVRSRSSSFGSSSSSYAMSPAPSIKTSAAPWNDPTEETGPVAGILDTETLEKVSVTEAIHRNLVDNITGQRLLEAQACTGGIIDPNTGEKFSITDAMNKGLVDKIMVDRISLAQKACGGFEDPRTKIKMSAAQALKKGWLYYEAGQRFLEVQYLTGGLIEPDVTNRVSLDEALKKGTLDARTAQKLRDVNTHSKYLTCPKTKLKISYKDALDRSMTEEGTGLRLLEASSQSSKGLYSPYSISGSGSATGSRSGSRTGSRSGSRRGSFDATGSSFTTTFSSPSYSSPGYGRRY